A DNA window from Dehalococcoidia bacterium contains the following coding sequences:
- a CDS encoding MarR family transcriptional regulator, with protein MEQLSNSSTPQPEDLCFWINNLAIASMRSLAGRFSRYGITPHQFAILMMCSEGCVDTVSGLARVMPLDAAAVSRNVQNLVQQELLEREPSQRDRRSATLSVTESGKVLLEELAAHVEANDRMLLRGIDDAERDKFVTTIRTMLANTAAYEATRF; from the coding sequence ATGGAGCAACTTTCGAATAGTAGTACGCCTCAACCAGAGGACCTGTGCTTCTGGATAAACAACCTTGCCATTGCTTCCATGAGAAGTCTGGCCGGGCGGTTCAGTCGCTACGGCATAACTCCACACCAGTTCGCAATCCTGATGATGTGCTCAGAGGGGTGCGTGGACACTGTCAGCGGGCTAGCCAGGGTGATGCCTTTAGACGCCGCCGCCGTGAGCCGGAATGTCCAAAACCTCGTCCAGCAGGAACTGCTCGAGAGAGAGCCGTCGCAGCGTGACAGACGTTCGGCAACGTTAAGCGTTACGGAGAGTGGGAAGGTGCTGTTGGAAGAGCTTGCAGCGCACGTGGAGGCGAACGACCGCATGCTCCTGAGGGGAATCGACGACGCTGAAAGGGACAAGTTCGTAACCACCATCAGGACGATGCTGGCGAACACAGCCGCCTACGAAGCAACACGATTTTGA
- a CDS encoding ATP-binding cassette domain-containing protein, producing the protein MPNEYMVEVRDLVKVYPGGTRAVEGIDFDVPREGFFGFLGPNGAGKTTTMKILGTLLKKTSGAVKVAGIDIDADPKAIRRRIGFAMQEVGLDDLATGSDFLQLQGVLYGLSRREARRKAGELLELVGLSHVAGQRVGTYSGGMRRRIDLIGALMHNPDVLFLDEPTVGLDPQSRIAMWEHLDSLNAKGVTILLTTQVMEEADRLCRSIAIFDHGQIVASGSPESLKADVGGDVVQIALNDSGNGADSALNEMAEGIVRKQRYVDATNRVEDSIAVTVKNGSAAVPELVRLLHDNRIPVASISVARPSLDDVFLKYTGRAIRAEEASGDEVNGMMRPMMGLRRR; encoded by the coding sequence TTGCCTAACGAATACATGGTCGAGGTCCGTGATCTCGTGAAGGTCTATCCGGGCGGCACACGGGCCGTTGAGGGCATCGACTTCGATGTCCCGAGGGAGGGCTTCTTCGGTTTCCTAGGGCCCAACGGCGCCGGGAAGACCACGACGATGAAGATACTCGGCACACTGCTGAAGAAGACATCAGGTGCCGTCAAGGTGGCGGGGATCGACATCGACGCCGATCCGAAGGCTATCCGGCGCAGAATCGGGTTTGCGATGCAGGAAGTTGGTCTCGACGACCTCGCCACGGGCAGTGACTTCCTCCAGCTCCAGGGCGTGCTCTACGGACTCTCCCGACGCGAGGCCCGGCGGAAGGCCGGGGAGCTGCTGGAACTGGTGGGCCTATCCCACGTGGCCGGACAGCGGGTCGGCACCTACTCGGGTGGCATGCGCCGCCGCATCGATCTTATCGGAGCCCTCATGCACAATCCGGACGTCCTATTCCTCGACGAGCCAACGGTCGGCCTGGACCCCCAGAGCCGAATCGCGATGTGGGAACACCTCGACAGCCTGAACGCCAAGGGTGTCACGATCCTGCTCACAACCCAGGTAATGGAGGAGGCCGATCGTCTCTGCCGCAGCATCGCCATCTTCGACCACGGGCAGATCGTCGCCAGTGGTTCGCCCGAGTCGCTTAAAGCCGATGTGGGCGGAGACGTCGTGCAGATCGCCCTCAATGACTCCGGGAACGGTGCCGACAGCGCACTGAACGAAATGGCCGAAGGCATCGTTCGCAAGCAGAGATACGTCGACGCAACCAACAGAGTTGAGGACAGCATCGCCGTCACCGTCAAGAACGGCAGCGCGGCCGTCCCGGAACTTGTCCGCCTGCTTCACGATAACCGGATCCCAGTCGCCAGCATCTCGGTCGCAAGGCCGAGCCTCGATGACGTCTTCCTCAAGTACACAGGACGCGCGATTCGGGCTGAAGAAGCCTCCGGCGACGAGGTCAACGGGATGATGCGCCCGATGATGGGCCTCAGGAGGAGATAG
- a CDS encoding ABC transporter permease has translation MNIARETYFIYMRNLNAWKGQPALVISTLIPPVFMFLFFGTPLRGMTGISGFPADDYYAYFAAMIIVLSVVMNGSDVAFALLADMQSGYFDKLLLAPVNRFSILMGTLLTSGTRALLQVIVIVTMAMAFGVSFKGGLLGLVAIIVAAAIFGIATACIGLIIALRTKSAQMTQNSWLMFMPLALLTTAFMPKEFLSGWFKWAVTVNPVDYVLVSVRTIIIEGWEWESILPGLWVLSAATVIMLAAATWTYRRATA, from the coding sequence ATGAACATAGCCCGAGAGACCTACTTCATCTACATGCGTAACCTCAATGCCTGGAAGGGACAGCCTGCCCTTGTCATCTCCACACTGATCCCACCCGTGTTCATGTTCCTCTTCTTCGGGACTCCTCTCAGGGGCATGACCGGCATCTCCGGCTTCCCCGCAGACGACTACTACGCGTACTTTGCCGCCATGATCATCGTGTTGTCCGTGGTTATGAACGGTTCCGATGTTGCCTTCGCGCTGCTTGCGGACATGCAGTCCGGCTACTTCGACAAGCTGCTGCTTGCGCCCGTAAACCGCTTTTCGATTCTCATGGGCACGCTGCTCACGTCGGGCACGCGGGCTCTGCTGCAGGTGATAGTCATCGTTACCATGGCCATGGCCTTCGGTGTCAGCTTCAAGGGCGGTTTACTGGGACTGGTGGCCATCATTGTCGCCGCCGCGATCTTCGGGATAGCTACAGCCTGCATCGGCCTGATAATCGCCCTGAGAACCAAGAGCGCCCAGATGACTCAGAACAGCTGGCTGATGTTCATGCCGCTAGCACTTCTCACGACGGCATTTATGCCGAAGGAGTTCTTATCCGGATGGTTCAAGTGGGCAGTGACCGTTAACCCGGTCGACTATGTGCTGGTGTCCGTGCGGACGATAATCATAGAGGGGTGGGAGTGGGAGTCAATTCTCCCTGGCCTTTGGGTCTTGTCGGCGGCAACGGTGATAATGCTCGCTGCCGCCACGTGGACCTACAGGCGCGCCACCGCGTGA
- a CDS encoding transcriptional repressor gives MSRPSHSRLTDALRDRGYRITDSRRAVANLLEHKHYGFTIEALSEELPSIGRATLYRTIKLFLEMGVLCRLVTMDGDNAYSLARVDHHHHHSVCVDCGSVEEFRAVAVERMLRDIRTGIPGKVVGHMLELYVRTRESNRPCSN, from the coding sequence ATGTCCCGACCATCACACTCGCGCCTGACGGACGCACTTAGGGACCGGGGCTACAGGATCACTGATTCCAGGAGGGCGGTAGCCAATCTCCTGGAACATAAGCACTACGGCTTTACGATCGAGGCGCTCAGTGAAGAGCTGCCTTCGATAGGCAGGGCTACACTGTACCGCACCATCAAGCTGTTCCTCGAGATGGGAGTGCTCTGCAGACTCGTCACGATGGACGGAGATAACGCATACAGCCTTGCCCGGGTTGACCACCATCACCACCACTCCGTGTGCGTCGATTGCGGCTCAGTGGAGGAGTTCAGGGCCGTTGCAGTCGAGCGAATGCTCCGCGACATCAGAACTGGTATTCCCGGGAAGGTCGTCGGCCATATGCTCGAGTTGTACGTGAGGACGAGAGAGAGTAACCGTCCTTGTTCCAATTGA